tggtattttaTATGATACCTCTAAATATGGGCTGTGTATAGGGACTCCTTGTGGGATTGTGTTTGTGGATGATGTCACATTATGTGTTTggtatgtatatgtgtgggactgcttgtggtattgcatgtgagaggctgctggTGGGGTTGTGTTGTGCATGTGGATTGTCATTGGTGTCAAGTATGTGTggactgtgtttgtgtctgggctatttctattatttgtatgaggcgGATGATTCTTCTGCAGCTTCgtggctttcctggggtccagtgggaccgGGCTGGCCGGGTACAGGTCAATGGCAGGAGACACGTGGAGCTGTTGTGGGCTGCCATACTCCAATGCGGATCTCCATTGTCAAGTGCAAGGAGGAAGTGATTTGACATCacgtgtgccataggttgctgatccCTGATCCCTGGTCTAAATCAATACAATCATTTATTGaattatattacaattatattaCAAGTTAATGTATACTTGCCATGGtaaaaataatgtataattaaactATATTGAATAAAAGAAAAGCTATGCAATGTTCTGTCAAATTGTAGGAGATTtgtttattacattatatatagagagatagcaCAAGAGAAAGATGTACATAACTGTACTGTAAATCTCGTATTAGGGGAAAATAACCCCATTGAGGGGTTATAGAGACATCACAATAAACCACAATTCGGAATCATCCCAAAAGGGCATCATAATTCTTgcttcactattttgtatatacgATATTAGGATTGGTGTGTTTGGCTTGGAATTAGGCGTAGTGCTATAGTTAATTTTAGgtaactgaaggggttaagttaaaGTGTTTTTTGATAGAGCAGCATTTGGATGTGCTGAAAAAGCGTGTATTCTACAGGTaagtatattttatcatttatacatATTCCAACAGGTTTCCTAGTACAGTGCATagattaaatgtatgtatataccatTGCAGCTGATGAAATGCAAACCGTGTCCAGTTCTCCTTGGGATGTGGTATGTCTCTCTCCTTTTGCTCCTCTGTTATCTGTGTACGACAGGTCTGCCACGATTTTAATGTCTTTTAAAAATTATCATTTATGCACCTAAGGTAGCTTCAACTCCTTCTTCCATCTATTTCCCTCTGTGGAGTGCAGGAATTTGAGATTTCATACTATGACATACCTGGAGCTACCATTGGGAGTCACACGTTTAGAGGATGTCAGGTCCACTATAAACATTATTTTAATGGGATGTATACCTCAAAAACAACTTCCTAACCATGACTTTAAAAAGGAACTGTCACATCCAGAGATATTCTGTTCAGATCTGCAGTGACTAATTCATTTGGATGCTTTGCCCAGTGTGGCTAGCAAtgcatataaattataataaaaataaatatatatagaattttaaaaacatttagttAGTCATTTGTATTTCTCATATGGAACAGATGTACCACCTAAATTTAGTTTTATATATTCgtacttttaaaagaactttatcAAAGCAGCTTCCAATATATCCTCTGTCACGAATctcattaagttcagccttccagtgttatttttactgtaggaTACCTGATTCATTTGAAGCACTCAAATAGAACTGTATAGTGTGGTTATTACCCTATTATTAATAGACATATCAAAATGGCATATCTCAATATCAGTGAGCAGAACCATTAAGGACCACTGcctcaatgtaatattttaagatgcaattttatattttaggataaactttttaaatgatttaatattataaagatattttaaaatgttgttttatatatatatatatatatatatttaacgttatTTCTCCATGTCTTTCATTTACTATAAGTAAAATTTGTGCAGGTATTTTGACATGCATATCACAACTGTATTGATACCTCTTTTATATCTTACGGTGACATGTCTACGCATATCTGTGTTTTTGTCAttgctctacaaaaataaaattgccaaaaatatatatatttcttgtttCTGATTTCCCTAGTTTAGAATCTAAGTATCCAATCAACATTTGTATGACATGCTAAACACCAGACAATTTCAGACGTGCTGGGAGGATGCTGCACATTGTATATCAATTAGTGACTGCCAGTCAGGATGAGAAAGTCTGTCTGCTTAATGACTTGACTGATGTGGATTGAGACTAGTCAGACATCAGTGTTTTGACCTCTGTGCTTGTGGATTGGTCCTAGTCAGTTGTGTATGTTTAGACTGCTTTAGTTTGAGTTctcagatttgtttttgttgACAGTTCGTGTAGAAGtcaatacacatacatattatactACCTAAAGGCCATAATTAACAGTACATATAGTTCTTTAGTGTCGTTAATCCTAATAAATCTATATACAGCGTACTCAAACGGCCTAATCTGAGTCCAACTCGGTTTTTAGAAATCAGTGGGATTTATATGCTAAAAAAATGAGATGTAGCAGCAGTTAATTTTGGTTTTAAGATTTAGGTTACAGAAGCTGAGATGGAAAATTACATATTGAGACATATTGAGTTATGCAGTTTTTTTCTTGCATCTTGTTTTTTACAATCTTCATTTGAAAGAGAATTTTACCAAAACAGTAGAAATCATTTTGACATTTCCATAGCCAAATGTATTAAAGTAAACAACAACAAAAGTTAATATATGCATTCGAAATTACACCGTGATTTGTGAATTTAAACTTGATAAAAAGCATAGTTATCATCACAAAATTACAGCAGATGACTTGTCCAAGCAATGGAGTGTGCTGACATTCTGTCTTCTCTTCCATAActcaatttttctcttttttagagACCAACTATtattaatggagcttgggggtacTGTCAAGTTCCACTTGAGGGGAAGCAGGGACTTGGCAGCATTTAGCATGTGCCTCTTGCGTGTTCTGCTGTTCTGGTCTAATTTTTGCAAATCAATGTTCAAGCCATATCAATTATGTCTTTTGGGAATTCCGGCCAAAATTATGGAAAGCAAGTGCTCTTATGTATCGAGTACATTTTacttacatttattttgaattattcactaaagagaggaATGTGTTTAACTGGAaactacatttatattttaaaattttggATAAAGCAAATATAAAAGTTCTCACCTTACCCCTTTGCCGGTCCTTACGCTGAATTCCTATATCCTTTAGCATTCTTTTCAAATCCCAGTGCTCAACTACAATGCAAGTTGTACCTATATACAAAGCTTGTCTTTCCAATTACATGTATATCCTTCTTGTCTATTGCAAAGTGCAGTAGAATATTCTAGCACTTTGTATATATTAGCTATATTAATAATTAACACATAATTACTAGAGAAAAGGATTTGTTCTGTGCGACCCAGAGTCACATTTTAATTTAGACCGAAAAAAGACACAAGTGAGTTCAATAAATATAAAGTTGTGTTGAGAACAAACATGCAACATTTAGCCCATAATAGCAGAGATGGATAAAATCTCAGCTAATTATATTGTATTTCAATATTAATTTATGTAATGGATAAAAGAGATATAACATACTGGAAACgtgataaaaatgtatttatttgagaCCATGATAAATTGTAATTGAGTCTGTGCTATGTTTTGACCATGATAGATAGGAAAATAGTttgtggaataaaataaaatgtgacagTGATAAACCATTTGTGTAGTTTGATTATTTCCTTTAACCATATCAACTATAAATAGGAACACCAATAAAATATGCACTGTGCAGTTCAGCAGTAATGTTCTGTTACATACATTTTTGCATGGCTATCTAGACCAATAATAGCCTATAGCAGGGATTCCAAACCCAGTCTACAAGGCACCCCAATGGTCcatgttttgtcagtatctccatgggAACAGAACTGTGGAATGTTGCATACTGGGCAGTTTCTGTgtattgaggactgggttgggaagaaGTGCTTTACACATCCAATGGGATACACATCCAATGACTGGTGAACTGCAAACCCCATGATTCATTGAAAGTAGTAACAAGTAAAAAAGATGACTGGTGATCAGTGAATCATGCTGTAGATAGTGAGGTTTTTGAATGAACTATGCTGCTGCTTAATAGCATGGGATGGGAATGATGTCTGCTAATCATGGGATGccctaaatataaatgtatagttttttttCCACTTACCTGAGGTTTGTGGGGAACTGGCTAGGCTATgggatttatatttttatactaaaTTAGCTGATTTGGGTAAATAGCCAATTTGTAGATTATTTCCAAATTGTGGTTTAAAATTAGAAGTATGTTTTTGAATTGACATCAgttgccagtttagtgaataaacctttttaaagttatttactaaattgcaaACTGACTCAGGAAATGTACATGTTGTCTTGAGTATAATATAGTAGGGTTCGATAATGTTTCCAACTCTGCTATTTTGGACTAAATATATCATTTCTTTTGTGTATTCTCCACatgtcagtttagtgaataaatatctATTATGTATACCTTGTTATTGCCTTTATTAGTGTGGAATGTGAATTAATTCACCATTTGAATATCTTCCTTGGCCATTTAAAATTATGtaaacacacaagcaattcaagtATCATACATTGTCCAGAGAAATATAAGAACAACTTCAGAATGCTAATTCAAACTTGTATTTAATATATTCATAGCAATTACTAACAAATACATAACATACAATACATATAAAAGCTTAAACAGTTTACTCtgccaaaatatatttatttttccttcatcttttatatatacagtattatacagatccatatatacattatatacagagtaGACGTAGGGCCACTTATGATACCCCTGCTGATGTTGTTGATCTGGAGAACCTCACAGAGGTAGAATATAATCTTTAGCAGTTGGAGACCCAGATAAGTCCTTTCCATACTACCATATAAAGTCACTTAAGGATTCTGGTCCTTTACAGTAAATAAATTAGAATACAAACAGTTTATTGTAATCATTAAGAAAAAATATTCAGCTGCACCCACATTCCTCAACAACCATGTCCTCGTGGTGCTTCAAAACGACGTCATTGCCTTCAAAATACAACATAGACAATGCACTCATCTTCACTGGAATGCAGGCTGGACACTCCACTCGTTCCGGTTGATACAGCTTAACCACACTCTGTAAATTCATCAGAGAAAAGAAAGGCTTGTTAAAAAATTGTCAAACTTTATTACTAAATACAATATATGCATACATCTGTAAACAAAGCACCGGAGGGATTCTTGATCTTGGTGCAATCAACACAGCATCAGACTATCTATTAATAAATACCTAATTTTTAGAGCATTTTCTGATATATAACAAGATGCTATCAACATTCGCCCTCCTAGTCAGTCTTAAACAGCTCGGCTGCCTGAGAATTTGTAAATAATGGTTTGTCACATTTGTCTTGTTGGCTTAATGTTCCCACTATCTGTAGCCAGCAAGTGGCCAGGGATGATGAGAGTCATGCTTCAAATGCAGTTAGGACGATCTATGGTCACCCAAATCTACTTGAAATTACTGTTTAGCAATTATTTTGCTAACATTtagaaatgtatacattttctataTTCAGGTGTTTTAAATGTTTCAATGATAACAAAAGAGTATTAAACTCAGTTGTATCGTTACCTTCATGTAAGCATGGTTCGTTGGCTTGAAGGTCTCATTCAAGGGGATTGGACAGGCTCCTTCACACCGGTATGCATTGTACTTTCTTGGATAGACAATCCAGCTCTCCCAACCAATTTTCTGAAAATCTACAATCATGTCTACCTTCCTGCAAAGATGTTTCCCAACTTCCACTGGATTTGAGGGTCCATTGCCCGTGAACAGATGGTGCTTTTCATTCCTGTTCCTTCTGTGTCTCCTTATACTTGACAGTCTGGTACTTTTCTCAAGTGTAACATGCTTCGATGTCTCCACTGTTTTGATGAGGCTAAGGGAACTAGAAAGGTTGGCAGATGGCTTGTCCTTGGAAAACACCACCAGCATAACTCTTTCTGTGGTGATGAAGGGCACATCCACACTATCTGTATTCTGCCGAAGACTATTTTCTGTCTGAGCTAACATTTCTGCTACCCTTGTCTCCATGTTATTTCTTTCTGTTCTCTTAATCCACATATCTTCTGTGTGAGAATATTTGTCTAGTTGATTGAGGTAGCGCTGAATTATATCAGTAAGATTGAAAACCTTCCAGGAGGAGTTTTGTTCAACAGAAAAGTCAGTGGCAAATGACCCTAAAAACATATTATGTCCATTCTTGCTATGATAGATCTCCACCGTCACATTGCGTGATGTCTCCAGAGATGGAAGATGGATTCTTAGCTGTGCCAACCTTAATTCATTGTTGTTGGAAATGGAAGACATGTCAAAAAGCAGTGCCCAATTACCGTCTTTTTGAAAGCATTCTaaagaagattaaaaaaaacactcaaaatTAATAACCTACTACAAAgttaatatttaatgttttatattataGAGGAAAAGAAAAGGTAGTAGACAACTCAAATAATCTTTCAGTAGAACTAATACTAGGCAAGTTCATAAAACTATGCTGAGTATGAATATAGTAATATAAGCATGATAATTCAAAAGAACAAAAAGACACTAGTAGCTGAATGCATTCTGTCTATGTTTTTGTCTGTTTTATAATTTCGttttgttaaatttttctttATCATTCAGATCACTATAGACTGAACAGCAGTTACTTCACCAAATGTAAAAAACATTGCATCCTTGTTTTGTGGTAAGTAGGTGCTATTTTTACATGGGGCCAAGTCCCAATACACAAAATCTAATGAGCCTATGATTGTTTTAACACTCGTCTGAGCAGGGGGCTGTCTGATAAATGATGGTCCATCTTAATCACAAGGGAACAAACACAGGACCAATGACAtaacacaacaacaaaaacatcAGTTAAGTAAATACAGAATCAACATTCACTCTTAGTTACATTTCTACTAAATAGTTTactattctatttttttaaaaatgtattttgaaaaTCGCATATTTTTTCCATACAAATATTTTACCATTGTGGCTTTAAGTTATAAATAATTCAAAATGTCATGTACAAAAAGATGTAATTAAATGAACAGAATTACGACAGTAAAATAAGCCAAagcaataaatattaataaaaaaacaaaaaaaactatggcGAGTAAACATTAAAAAGTAATAGTACATGTCATCTACATACCTTTAGCAACCAAGTTTAGAACAGTGTCATATTCTGGAAGGGAATAATGTTCAGGCATGGGAACGTCTGAGTGGCGTCTGTTGCTTAGAGTTTGGTAGAGCTGCATCATGTAAAATGGAAATTTTGTATCTTGGTGATGCCTCTTTCCATAAAGAGTGCTTAATACCTTTGATCCTAAGTCAGATCCAGAAAAGTGCATTCTGGCTTCTCCTCTGTCTACAAAGGAGGGTAAGCAGTGGACCAAGCAAAAGAGAGTAAAGCACAGAACAGTTTTAAGCACAGCCATCTCTTAAGTTCTCTTCTGAATTGCTGTCTCACAGCAGATGTTGATTGCTAACTAACTGTTTCACGTTTGACCTGGCTGAGGAATACCCTGGCTTTATATAGGAGGTGAAGCCTGAGCTTACATGGCTTTTCACACCTATGACCTTTTTGATCTAAATGACCTCACCATCAAAAAGCCAAAAGGCCCTAGGACTAATGTACAATTAATGGCATCCTACTGTTAAGCTAACAGTCCTAAGACTGCAAGTTCTCTAACATTTCACAGATAGATATAAAATACATGACACACAAGGATGCAATTATTTCCTGCATCTCTGAAGCAGAAATAATACAAGACAAGCAAAAAATCATGCATAGTAACACAAGATTAAAAAGGATTACATTTCTAGCTGTTGAATGCAAATTATATGTATATTCTGCTGCAACTGTAATCTGTACACCAACCTAAATAATGTTATTATCGAGCTTAATGACGGCTGGACGCACATCGTGCAAACTCCAAGCTTGTTGCTCAAACTTTAGGGAATAACAGATTTCCAGCTATTCAAAACACTGCACTCTGAATCTTACCTGTGCAAGGAGCCTTGGGCCATCCAATTATTGCACCTATCAGAGGTTACAGCGGGGCCCAGTGGACCTAAAAAGCAGGTAAAGCTGCTCTATCGCAGGAACACCTGGAGGTCccatttcccctcccccctctggaccagtgggggtcatcccggtccccacctctACCACGCAATAATCACCTGCGCTTTGACTCACTATACTCATACAGCGGTGCGCTGACTACTCGGCCTCAAGATGGGGACGGATCTAGAGCCCACGCAGGGGTCCGTGGCACATTTACTCACGAGGTGGAGGGAAGCCTTTATGCCCGCTTTGACCAAGTATGTGCACGATGCTGGTCAGGCCTGCAACAGAGAGCAACCACAGCCGACTCACCTAATGGGAAGAAGCAGAGTGACAGAGGGTCTCTTTTGGATCCTGAGGCCGACAAGCCACCTTTACAACCGCTTAGAAGCACCCAATGTCAACTAGCATAACGGAGGTGGTGGAGGCACTTTCTGCACATCTCGAGGCAGGTGGGATGCAGACCGAAATCAGCACTGCATACTCTTATCATGAAAAGGGGGAGTGTGAGGAGAGATACAGGATGGAGAAGGCAGCACCCGCATGTTCAAGAACCACGACTGACACTAATGGCACTGGGCCTGCAAAATGGCGATCTTGACTGGGATAGCATCCTCCCCTTAACAGGAATCGGCTGACCGCAAGGCTGAGACTCTTAATGCTTGTTTGCGCATTGCCTATTGATTGCTCCTGCTGACCACCCATTGTGAAGTTATGTTATGTTTAGTTCTAGTATACCCAGATAATAGCCGTCATCTTGCTATAATAATctctctgctccttgatgtcccctCAGCTACTTGGGGTGGTATATCTACTTATAGTTTACACATATAGAATTAGCCTGCTAATCCTTCTATCATTTATTCATGCATTCTAAGCCTGTCTATTAGAACAAAGTTGATGAGTTTGGATCCTATGGCCTCCATTAGCTGTAATCCACATGTCTACTTTTAACTCACTACTTACAAGCCTAGTTTCTGCTCTGTGAGTAGActtgtttttttctcctttcagttgttatttttttctttcactaaCTTAAAGTTATCCATGTCAAACAATTGTCTGTCTATGTCTACTGAAACGCTGGCAACAGCTGTTGTGGCATAGCAAGAATTCCTGTAATGTGTATTATCTATGCacggaaaataaagaattttaaaaacagaattaaaaaaataaaataatgttattatctgattttgtattttttaattagtATCAATCTGTAAGTGAATACATACATTTGTTTAAGAGTAATTGTCATTGCTGTATCTTGCCACCCCAGTCGGATGCCTCTTGTGATGGTTTCGCAGGAGTCATGTGCAAATTTTTCCTCTAAAGCAAAATTTTATGGTGTTAGAAGTCTGACACATGGAGGGATTACATCTTTTTAAATGGCCTGTCCATCAGAGGTGGTCATTCCCTTGATCTGACAGCTCCTAAAATGCTCAAGGATGCGTCCAATCCAGTACTTAATTATTTTGATGCTCCTGCGCCATAAACCCTGCATTTTTCTATTCCTGCCTTCCATGTTTTGTCCTCTGTTTCCTGCTCGTGCTCTTCATTAGTATTGGATTCTAACTTGACCAACTGCTTCCAAAATTACATTGCTTGTCCTTTGCACTGGACTGACCATTCTTTACCTGAACTCTCTTGAATATTACATATTAAATGCCTTTGTTCTAATAAAGACCCCACAGACCACTGCATACCTCCTGGAGCCCTGATGCAATCATCAAGCCCTCCTGAAAGTTTATACTTAAGATTTCTAATATCCAAAACTGTATTCCTGCACCAAACTAAGCCCTCCACCCTTGATAATAATTGATAGCAAAAGAAAAAATGTCCAATAGCAGGAACTTAAATACCTAATTATTAAATGGTAAGTTCACACAAGCTGCTCTATCACAGGAACACCTGGAGGTCCCCCCAACCCTCCTTACCAGTAGTgggattaaatttttttagtAACCAGTTTTAACTCCACAGAgtcggcccaagacattgtgctgcctgggacaAAGACTCCATCCCCCACagtcattcatgcacacacacacaagcacatcaaCGCAGTCACACATATATAccctggggggggggcaaaaatacCCTGGGGGGTAAGGGAATGCTATTAATGCAGTAAATGCATACATCTTGTAAATTATGCCAATGAGCAATAACTGAGTAAAccttgtatatcatgccaatgagcaataaatacaaaaattaggTATACCATACCAATgagcaataaatacataaacttgatgTATCATGCTAATGAGCAGTAAATGcgtaaacttggcatatcatgccaATGAAGCTATAAATACATAAACTAGGTATATCATACCAATGAACAGTAAATTCTTAAActttgtatatcatgccaataagCCAAATGTGCCTCCAAATAGTCTACTAGTGCCACGTGTCCCCAAACAACCTGccagtgccatctctctgcccttaGCCTCATCCCTGTGTGGGATGGTGACTATGTGGAGATAGTGACAGTGTGAAGGGATGGTGACAATTTTGaaggtggtgacagtgtgaggatAGTGACATTGTGGGGATAGTGACAGTATGgtaggtggtgacagtgtggggatgaTTAtttagggggtgacagtgtgggaggtggtgacagtgttTCGTATGTGACATTGTGGAAAGTGGTGATAGTGTGGGGGAAAGGTGACAGTGTAGGAGGTGATGACAGTTTGTGGGGTTAGTGACAATGTTTTGGAGGTGATAGTAtgggggtggtgacagtgtggggggatggTGAAAGTGTGGGGGAATGGTAacagtgtgggaggtggtgaccGTGTCTGAGGacggtgacagtgtgtggggatggtGACTGTGGGGAggtggtagtgtgtggggaaGATGACAGTGGGGGGAGGTAGTGTGGGGGAAAGATGACAGTACGGGGAGGTAGTGTGTGTGGAAGGTGACAGTAAAGGGGGAGGTAGTGTGTGGGGAAGGTGACAGTAAGGGGAGAGGTAGTGTGTAGGGAAGGTGACAGTAAGGGGGGGAGTAGTGTGTGGGGAAGTTGTCAGTGGGGGGAGGTAATGAGTGGGGAAGATGACAGTGGGGGAGAGGTAATGTGTGGGGAAGGTGACAGTAGGGGGACTAATGTTTGGGGAAGATGACGGGGGGAGGTAGTGTGTGGGgaaggtgacagtgggggggggaggtagtgtgtgGGGAAGGTGCCAGTGGGGAGAGGTAGTATGTGGGGAAGGTGACAGTAGGGATGATGACTGTGTGTAGGGATGATGACTGTGGGGAggtggtagtgtgtggggaaGGTGACAGGGGAGGTAGTGTGGGGGAAAGATGACAGTACGGGGAGGTAGTGTGTGTGGAAGGTGACAGTAAATGGGAGGTAGTGTGTGGGGAAGGTGACAGTAAGGGGAGAGGTAGTGTGTAGGGAAGGTGACAGTAAGGGGGGGAAGTAGTGTGTGGGGAAGTTAACAGTGGGGGGAGGTAATGAGTGGGGAAGGTGACAGTGGGGAGAGGTAATGAGTGGGAAAGGTGACAGTGGGGGAGAGGTAATGTGTGGGGAAGATGACAGGAGGGGAGGTAGTGTGTGGGGAAGGTGACAGTAGGGGGAGTAATGTGTGGGGAAGATGacgggggggaggtagtgtgtgGGGAAGGTGACAGTAGGGGGAGTAATGTGTGGGGAAGATGAcagggggggaggtagtgtgtgGGGACGTTGTTATTTAATTACCAGCCACCAGACCCTGGTGGTACAGTGGTCTCCTCTTGccccatggtggtccagtgggctgggtATGTAGTCTCTCAGAGGCTCCCTGTCTGCAGCtatgccgggtgcagagctgcagactatgGAGTAGAGATCTCGCGAGCTCCGGTAACAGCGTTGacgtggtaacctgcggcaacgctgtgaTTGTCCGGAGATCGCAAGATCTCtaatccatggtctgcagctttgTGCCCGGCAAAGCTGCAGACAGGGAGCCTCTGAGAGACTACATGGAGGGGCCTTGCAcctggcggcatacagggcaagctgccgggccccTTTGTGGTGTCGGCCCTTGGATGTACCGAGGAGCCGACACTTCAGTCAGCTGTGTGAGCAACCAGTTCGGCGAACTTGTTAAATTTTAATAACAGGTTTGCACGAACCGGTGTGAACCGACTGAATTCCACTACTGCTCCTTACCACCTATTACCTCAACCACTTCAGCAGCACACTCACACCAGTTTCCCTCAAGTAATATCATTCATCACTACCTCAGCAGCATGTCGTTCCAGAATCTAAAACCTATTCTAAAAGCCACACTCTCTGAGCTAAATGTTCCCTCCTATTTCTCCACaacaggtttaaagggacactataggcacccagaccactttatctcattgaagtggcctgggtgcagtgcccctgtcccccttagtcctgcaatgtaaaacattgcagttttagagttccaagactgcatctagtggctgtctaccagacagctagaggcacttcctgg
This Pelobates fuscus isolate aPelFus1 chromosome 3, aPelFus1.pri, whole genome shotgun sequence DNA region includes the following protein-coding sequences:
- the NODAL gene encoding nodal homolog, producing MAVLKTVLCFTLFCLVHCLPSFVDRGEARMHFSGSDLGSKVLSTLYGKRHHQDTKFPFYMMQLYQTLSNRRHSDVPMPEHYSLPEYDTVLNLVAKECFQKDGNWALLFDMSSISNNNELRLAQLRIHLPSLETSRNVTVEIYHSKNGHNMFLGSFATDFSVEQNSSWKVFNLTDIIQRYLNQLDKYSHTEDMWIKRTERNNMETRVAEMLAQTENSLRQNTDSVDVPFITTERVMLVVFSKDKPSANLSSSLSLIKTVETSKHVTLEKSTRLSSIRRHRRNRNEKHHLFTGNGPSNPVEVGKHLCRKVDMIVDFQKIGWESWIVYPRKYNAYRCEGACPIPLNETFKPTNHAYMKSVVKLYQPERVECPACIPVKMSALSMLYFEGNDVVLKHHEDMVVEECGCS